A single region of the Nicotiana sylvestris chromosome 6, ASM39365v2, whole genome shotgun sequence genome encodes:
- the LOC104248093 gene encoding BTB/POZ and TAZ domain-containing protein 1-like isoform X3 has translation MSPNNYFASDVDGIHGKYEIVEVEADVHIITSGGLRIPAHSTVLAATSTVLESILVRPQKRRSSEKTIRVLGVPCDAVSVFVRFLYFFKCTEEQTEKHGIHLLALSHLYLVPQLKQRCTKGMAERLTIENAVDVLQLARLCDAPDLYLKCMKFLSSNFKKVEETEGWKFLQDHDPCLELEILQFMDEADSRKKRRRRHRREQSLYLQLSEAMVCLEHICTEGCTSVGPYDMESSHKRVPCSNFDTCQGLQLLIRHFASCKTRANGGCLRCKRRWQLLRLHASVCDQPQDCRVPLCSW, from the exons ATGTCACCGAATAATTACTTTGCTAGCGATGTCGACGGAATTCACGGTAAATATGAAATAGTTGAAGTTGAAGCCGATGTCCACATCATCACCTCTGGCGGCCTCCGCATACCGGCGCATTCCACTGTTCTG GCTGCTACGTCGACGGTGCTGGAGAGCATACTAGTTCGACCGCAAAAGCGGAGGAGCTCTGAGAAAACGATACGGGTTCTCGGCGTTCCCTGCGACGCCGTTTCCGTTTTTGTCCGATTTCTCTATTTCTTCAA GTGCACTGAGGAGCAGACGGAGAAACATGGGATTCATCTGCTAGCACTTTCTCATCTGTACTTGGTGCCACAGCTGAAGCAGAGATGCACTAAGGGGATGGCCGAGCGATTAACGATTGAAAATGCAGTGGATGTGCTTCAACTTGCGAGACTATGTGATGCACCTGATCTCTACCTCAAGTGCATGAAATTTTTGTCAAGCAATTTCAAGAAAGTTGAGGAGACTGAGGGCTGGAAGTTCCTTCAAGATCATGATCCTTGTCTTGAGCTTGAAATTCTACAGTTCATGGATGAGGCTGATTCG CGtaagaagaggaggaggagacACAGACGTGAGCAGAGCTTATATTTACAGCTAAGTGAAGCGATGGTTTGTTTGGAGCACATATGCACCGAAGGATGTACAAGCGTGGGGCCTTATGACATGGAATCTAGCCATAAGAGGGTTCCATGTAGCAATTTTGATACATGCCAAGGCCTCCAGCTTCTGATCCGACATTTTGCTAGCTGTAAGACAAGAGCGAATGGAGGTTGTTTGAGATGCAAGCGGAGGTGGCAGCTCCTAAGATTACACGCATCTGTTTGTGACCAACCTCAAGATTGTCGAGTTCCTCTTTGCAG TTGGTGA
- the LOC104248093 gene encoding BTB/POZ and TAZ domain-containing protein 1-like isoform X1, whose translation MSPNNYFASDVDGIHGKYEIVEVEADVHIITSGGLRIPAHSTVLAATSTVLESILVRPQKRRSSEKTIRVLGVPCDAVSVFVRFLYFFKCTEEQTEKHGIHLLALSHLYLVPQLKQRCTKGMAERLTIENAVDVLQLARLCDAPDLYLKCMKFLSSNFKKVEETEGWKFLQDHDPCLELEILQFMDEADSRKKRRRRHRREQSLYLQLSEAMVCLEHICTEGCTSVGPYDMESSHKRVPCSNFDTCQGLQLLIRHFASCKTRANGGCLRCKRRWQLLRLHASVCDQPQDCRVPLCRSGRKPPTSLCVPMQARHICMYRYKMTAPPQL comes from the exons ATGTCACCGAATAATTACTTTGCTAGCGATGTCGACGGAATTCACGGTAAATATGAAATAGTTGAAGTTGAAGCCGATGTCCACATCATCACCTCTGGCGGCCTCCGCATACCGGCGCATTCCACTGTTCTG GCTGCTACGTCGACGGTGCTGGAGAGCATACTAGTTCGACCGCAAAAGCGGAGGAGCTCTGAGAAAACGATACGGGTTCTCGGCGTTCCCTGCGACGCCGTTTCCGTTTTTGTCCGATTTCTCTATTTCTTCAA GTGCACTGAGGAGCAGACGGAGAAACATGGGATTCATCTGCTAGCACTTTCTCATCTGTACTTGGTGCCACAGCTGAAGCAGAGATGCACTAAGGGGATGGCCGAGCGATTAACGATTGAAAATGCAGTGGATGTGCTTCAACTTGCGAGACTATGTGATGCACCTGATCTCTACCTCAAGTGCATGAAATTTTTGTCAAGCAATTTCAAGAAAGTTGAGGAGACTGAGGGCTGGAAGTTCCTTCAAGATCATGATCCTTGTCTTGAGCTTGAAATTCTACAGTTCATGGATGAGGCTGATTCG CGtaagaagaggaggaggagacACAGACGTGAGCAGAGCTTATATTTACAGCTAAGTGAAGCGATGGTTTGTTTGGAGCACATATGCACCGAAGGATGTACAAGCGTGGGGCCTTATGACATGGAATCTAGCCATAAGAGGGTTCCATGTAGCAATTTTGATACATGCCAAGGCCTCCAGCTTCTGATCCGACATTTTGCTAGCTGTAAGACAAGAGCGAATGGAGGTTGTTTGAGATGCAAGCGGAGGTGGCAGCTCCTAAGATTACACGCATCTGTTTGTGACCAACCTCAAGATTGTCGAGTTCCTCTTTGCAG
- the LOC104248093 gene encoding BTB/POZ and TAZ domain-containing protein 1-like isoform X2, translating to MSPNNYFASDVDGIHGKYEIVEVEADVHIITSGGLRIPAHSTVLAATSTVLESILVRPQKRRSSEKTIRVLGVPCDAVSVFVRFLYFFKCTEEQTEKHGIHLLALSHLYLVPQLKQRCTKGMAERLTIENAVDVLQLARLCDAPDLYLKCMKFLSSNFKKVEETEGWKFLQDHDPCLELEILQFMDEADSRKKRRRRHRREQSLYLQLSEAMVCLEHICTEGCTSVGPYDMESSHKRVPCSNFDTCQGLQLLIRHFASCKTRANGGCLRCKRRWQLLRLHASVCDQPQDCRVPLCRRSKGSVGQ from the exons ATGTCACCGAATAATTACTTTGCTAGCGATGTCGACGGAATTCACGGTAAATATGAAATAGTTGAAGTTGAAGCCGATGTCCACATCATCACCTCTGGCGGCCTCCGCATACCGGCGCATTCCACTGTTCTG GCTGCTACGTCGACGGTGCTGGAGAGCATACTAGTTCGACCGCAAAAGCGGAGGAGCTCTGAGAAAACGATACGGGTTCTCGGCGTTCCCTGCGACGCCGTTTCCGTTTTTGTCCGATTTCTCTATTTCTTCAA GTGCACTGAGGAGCAGACGGAGAAACATGGGATTCATCTGCTAGCACTTTCTCATCTGTACTTGGTGCCACAGCTGAAGCAGAGATGCACTAAGGGGATGGCCGAGCGATTAACGATTGAAAATGCAGTGGATGTGCTTCAACTTGCGAGACTATGTGATGCACCTGATCTCTACCTCAAGTGCATGAAATTTTTGTCAAGCAATTTCAAGAAAGTTGAGGAGACTGAGGGCTGGAAGTTCCTTCAAGATCATGATCCTTGTCTTGAGCTTGAAATTCTACAGTTCATGGATGAGGCTGATTCG CGtaagaagaggaggaggagacACAGACGTGAGCAGAGCTTATATTTACAGCTAAGTGAAGCGATGGTTTGTTTGGAGCACATATGCACCGAAGGATGTACAAGCGTGGGGCCTTATGACATGGAATCTAGCCATAAGAGGGTTCCATGTAGCAATTTTGATACATGCCAAGGCCTCCAGCTTCTGATCCGACATTTTGCTAGCTGTAAGACAAGAGCGAATGGAGGTTGTTTGAGATGCAAGCGGAGGTGGCAGCTCCTAAGATTACACGCATCTGTTTGTGACCAACCTCAAGATTGTCGAGTTCCTCTTTGCAG